AAAGCAGGCTTTTTTTGAGCAGCCGGGCACCCATGGGTGTGCAGGTGAAATCCAACGTAGCAAGGAGCGAACCTTCCCGCGTTCCGCCTGCTATGGTCTGGGTGATTTCAAGATTTCTCCGGGAAGATTCATCGATAATCAAGACATCGTTAAGGTCGATGGGCGAGAGTTTATTGATATGTGAAAGGTTTGTCTTCTGGGTCTCGTTGATATAGGCAAAGAGGGCGCCTGCGGCGGAGAGGCCCTCTTTCATCTGCTCGCAGCCGAAACCTGCCAGATTTGCCACCCGAAAATGATCAAGTAAAAGTTCCTTGGCCCGATCTTTATGAAAGTCATAATCAGCCCTTGAAGTTATGCAGACAGCAGGAAGAATTTGACCGATCTGTTTGCTGAGAGTGGCCATCAGCCCCTCGGCATCTTCAAGCTGTTTTTCTGGCAGCAGGATCTCTGACGGGGTCATTCGTGCAAGTTCGTCAAGGATTGTCTCGTAGGACGAAAACTCTCCAGCCAGAAACTCACCGGTTGAAATATCTAGAATGCTGATTCCCCAGATAGTGTCCGTTTTCTTTCGTGGACCAATCACAGCGGCAATGTAAAGATTGTTCTTGTCGTCTAAAAGCTGTTCGTCAGTAACCAGGCCAGGGGTGATGATGCGGACAACTTCACGCTTGACGATGCCTTTGGCCTCTTTTGGGTCTTCGACCTGTTCACAGACAGCAACCTTGTGACCTGCCCTGACCAGTTTGGCAAGGTAGGAGGCTGATGAATGATAGGGGATTCCGCAGAGAGGTACTTTGTCCGTATCAGCCTTGCTGTTTCTTGAGGTAAGGGTAATGCCCAGGATCTTTGAGGCTTTGATGGCATCGTCAAAGAACATCTCGTAAAAATCTCCCAGCCTGTAGAACAGAATAGCACCCTGGTGCTGGTTTTTGATCTCCATGTATTGCTGGAGCATGGGGGTAAGGTTTTTTTGATTCTCACTCATGTGGCGGCCGGTGCTATCGATGAAAAGGATGGAAAAAGCAGGTCAAAAGTCTCATCAATATGCTGGGGTATTGTTCGAATGTCTGCTGTAACGGTGATGAAATTGTGATCGTCCTCCCAGCGGGGAACAATGTGAAAATGCAGGTGCTCAGCAATGCCGGCGCCAGCGGTTTTTCCTAAGTTGAGGCCGATGTTGAACCCATCCGGCTTTAAATGCTGTCGCAGGATTGAGCAGCCTTTTGTTATAAGTGACATGATGGCTGAGTGTTCAGCTGGCGTAAGGTCAGTTAAATCGGCAACATGACGATTAGGGGCCACTAAAAGGTGCCCATTAGCGTATGGAAAACGGTTGAGCAGGGCTTGGGCTGTGGAGTCACGGTAGAGCAGCAGATCCTTTTTGCTGGAGGAAACAGCGGCGGCAAAGTCAAAGATGCAGCCCTGTTTAGTTTTTTCCTGGTCAAGGATATATGATATTCGCCAAGGGGCCCAGAGAGTTTTCATCGTAGTGCCGGAACCTCATAAAGTGTCGCTTTCAACTCAGTGTCTGCCTCAAGAATAGCAAATGTTCCTGGAGCGCCGAAGCGCCCGGTTGTTTGAAAACTTCCCGGGTTGAGATACAGGATGCCGCCGCTTTTATGGCAGGTTGGCGTGTGCGTATGGCCATATATAATGCAGTCTACTTCGTCAAATTCCAAGGAAAGTTGATCTTCAAAATTATAAGCATACCCTGTGTTGTGGATAAGGCCTATGGTGAATTTGCCGACAGTTACAGTTTTTTTGCGGGGCAGAGCCTGTAGACTGCCGGTTGAGCACATATTGCCATGCACAGCATGGACCTTTTTGTTCTTAAAGGCCTTCAGGATATGGGGGTCTGTCAGGTCACCAGC
This window of the Desulfobulbaceae bacterium genome carries:
- a CDS encoding HIT domain-containing protein, whose amino-acid sequence is MKTLWAPWRISYILDQEKTKQGCIFDFAAAVSSSKKDLLLYRDSTAQALLNRFPYANGHLLVAPNRHVADLTDLTPAEHSAIMSLITKGCSILRQHLKPDGFNIGLNLGKTAGAGIAEHLHFHIVPRWEDDHNFITVTADIRTIPQHIDETFDLLFPSFSSIAPAAT
- a CDS encoding metallophosphoesterase family protein, which gives rise to MQPVRIGVLSDTHLSKLTPAFEQLVDLCFSSVSMIFHAGDLTDPHILKAFKNKKVHAVHGNMCSTGSLQALPRKKTVTVGKFTIGLIHNTGYAYNFEDQLSLEFDEVDCIIYGHTHTPTCHKSGGILYLNPGSFQTTGRFGAPGTFAILEADTELKATLYEVPALR